The Miltoncostaea marina DNA window GACGGCCACCTCGCGTCGGAGGAGATCCAGCGCGGCGAGGGCACGACCTGCGAGAGGGGCGCCCCGGCCGAGGGCACGTGGAACGGCTCGCGGAGCCGCGTCGCCCGCTGGACGAACGACGTCGGGGCCTGGGCGGTGTGGAGGCACGCCGCTTGATGATCCCCGCGGTCGCCGTGGACACCGACGGCGACCTGCAGCGGCTGTTCGCGTGGCGGGAGCGCCCCTCCCCGGGACCGGTCCCGGGGTCCTGACGGCGCGCGCGGCCGGGGCCCCGGCCGCGCGCCGTTCCTAGGATTGGCGGCGTGAGCGGACCCCTGCGCATCGGCGTGCTCGACCAGAGCCCGGTCCCCGAGGGCACGTCCGGCGCCGGGGCGCTGCGCAACACGGTCGACCTCGCCCGCCTCTGCGACGGGCTCGGCTACTCGCGCTACTGGGTGGCCGAGCACCACGGCGGGCCGCTGCTCGCCGGCGCGAGCCCCGAGGCCCTGATCGGCCCGCTCGCCGCGGCCACCGGGCGCATGCGCGTCGGCAGCGGCGGCGTGATGCTGCCCCACTACAGCCCGCTCAAGGTGGCGGAGACCTTCAGCATCCTGGCGGCACTCTTCCCGGGGCGCATCGACCTCGGCATCGGGCGGGCCTCGGGCACCGACCCCGAGACGACCTACGCGCTGCAGCGCGACCGGCGCCAGGCCGCGCCCGACGACTTCCCGCAGCAGCTCGCCGAGCTGGCCGCCTACCTGCGCGACGAGATGCCGGAGGGGCACCCCTTCGCCCGGCACGCGGCCCTGCCGGGCCTGCCCGACCTGCCGGAGCTGTGGCTGCTCGGCTCGTCGCGCCAGAGCGCGCTGTGGGCCGCCGAGCTGGGGGTGCCCTACGCGTTCGCGGACTTCATCAACCCCTCGGGCGCCGCGTACGCGGCGGAGTACCGCGAGCTGTACCGGCCGTCCCCGCGGCACCCCGAGCCGCGCGTGGCCGTCGGCGTGTCGGCGATCTGCGCGGACGTCGACGAGGAGGCGCGCCGGCTGGCGGCCAGCGTGACGATGGCGATGCGGCTGCTGCGCCGCGGCACGCCGATCCCGGTGCCCGAGCCGGAGCGCGCCCTGCGCTTCATCGAGGAGGAGCGGGCGCGCCGGCCCGCCGACGACGGCCGGCCGCGCATGCGGCGCAAGCGGCGGATGGTGGTCGGCGGGCCGGCGGCGGTGCGCGCGGAGATCGCCGGCGTCGCCGACGAGTACGGCGCAGAGGAGGTGCTCGTGGTCACGATCGTCCACGACCACGCCGCGCGGCGGCGCTCGTACGAGCTCATCGCCGACGCCTTCGCGCTCGCGCGCGGCGGGCCGCCCGCCGCCGCGACGGCCCCGCGCGGGGGGTGACGGCCGGCCCCCGGGCCAGCATGATGTGCGGGGGCCGCACCGGCCCGTGACCTGCTCGGGGAGGGCGGCGTGGTGCGTGGCGCGCTCGGCGCGGTGGCGGTGGCGGTGGCGGCGGCCGCGGCGTCGCCCGCCCTCGGCGCTGCGGAGGCGCCGCCGGTCCGCTCGGCGGCCACGGCGACCACGGCGGCCGCGAGCGCCCGCGCCACGCCGCCCGCCCTGGCGCGCTTCCGCTCGTGCGCCGGCTTCCTGCGCCACGTGCGCCGTCGCGCCCTGGCGCAGGTGGGGCCCTGGGGCCTCGCCGGGCCGCCCGTGCCGTCGCCGCTGGCGCCGGGCGCCGCGGGCGACCGCGGCGCGAGGGCGCCCGAGGCCGCCCCCGTGGGCGCGGCGCCGCCCGGGGCCTCGTTCTCCGGCACGAACGTGCAGGAGGCGGGCGTCGACGAGCCGGACCTGGTGAAGACGGACGGCCGCACGCTCTACGCGATCGCCGGCGAGCGGGTCCAGGTGCTCGACGTCGCGTCGGGCACCGCGCGGCGGCTCGGCAGCGTGGCGGTGAGCGGCGTGGCGCCGACCGGGCTCATGCTGCTGGGCGACCGGCTGCTGGTGATCGGCCCTCGCGCCAGCGCGGGCGGGCCGCCGCGGCCCGTGCCCCTGGGTGCCGACGCGATCGCCGTCGCCCTCCCCGGCGCCCCCGCGGCGACCGTCGTGGCCCAGTTCGACGTGGCCGACCCCGCCCGTCCGCGGGTCGTGTCGCGCCTGACCGCCGACGGCGCGCTGGTGGCCGCGCGGCGCACCGGCGCCACGGTGCGCATGGTGCTGGCGTCGGAGCCGGTCCGCCTGCCGCTGGCCGAGCCGGCCTCCGGGCGCCCCGAGGCCCTGCGCTCGGCGGCGCGGCGCAACCGGCGCGCCGTGACGCGCTCGCGCGCCGCCGCCTGGCTGCCGCGGGTGCGGGTGCTCGACGCGGCGACGACGCGCACCACCACGCGGCTCACCGGCTGCCGCGCCGTCAGCCGCCCGCGCGTCTTCTCCGGGCTCGGCACGGTGACCGTGCACACCGTCGGCACCGAGGGCGGCCTGCGGCTGCTCGACTCGGACGCGATCATGACCGACGCCGACGTCGTCTACGCCTCCCCGGCCGCCACCTACGTCGCCACCCCGCGCTGGTGGCCGCCTGCGGCGGCCGGCGCGCGGCGGGCCCCGCACGGCTCGACGCTGATCCACAAGCTCGACACGTCCGACCCCGCGCGCACCGTCCACAGCGCGAGCGGCGCCGTGCGCGGCTACCCGCTCAACCAGTTCTCGCTCTCCGAGCACGAGGGCCACCTGCGCGTGGCGAGCACGGAGGAGCCCGCATGGTGGACGCCGCGCGGCGACGCCGGCCAGAGCCTGGTGACCGTGCTCGCCGAGCGGGCGGGGCGCCTGGTGCGGGTGGGCGAGGTCGACGGCCTCGGCCGCGGCGAGCGGATCTTCGCGGTGCGCTTCATCGGCCCGCGGGGGTACGTGGTCACGTTCCGCCAGGTCGACCCGCTCCACGTCGTCGACCTGTCCGACCCGGCCCGGCCGGCGGTACTCGGGGAGCTCACGATCCCCGGCTTCTCCTCGTACCTGCACCCGATCGACGACACCACGCTGATCGGCGTGGGCCAGGCCGCCGACGCGCGCGGCCGCACGCAGGGCACCCAGGTGTCGCTGTTCGACGTCGCCGACCCCGCGGCGCCGCGCCGCATCGCCCAGCGCGCCCTCGACACCGACTGGTCGGAGGCCGAGTCGGACCACCACGCCTTCCTGCACTGGCCGGCCACCGGGCTCGTCGTGCTGCCGGCGCAGCGCCACGACCCCGACGGCGGCACGCCGTTCCTCGGGGCGGTCGGGCTGAACGTGTCCCGCGCGGGCGGCATCACGCCGATCGCCCGGGTGGTCCACCCCGGCGATCCGCTGCGTCGCTGGGCGCCGGTGCGGCGGGCGCTGGTGGCCGGCGGCGCCCTCTACACGGTCTCGGACGCGGGCGTGATGGCGAGCGACCTGACGACGCTCGCCCCGCGCGCCTGGACGCCGTTCGGCTGACCCTCCGCCCGCCCCGGGCCCGAGGAGCCCGTCGAAGACGTCGGCCACGCGCCCGTCGTTCTTCGAGTGCTCCTAGACGAGGGCCGGCTCGGCCAGCGGCAGCGCGATCGGGAAGGACGCCCCGATCACGAACACCTGCGGGCCGCCGGGCGCGACCGGCTCCTCGAACTCCGAGACGACCGTCGGGGCGGCGAAGGTGCCGAACACCCGCAGCGGGCCGTCGCCGGTGTTGGTGACGTCGTGGCGCACCATCGGCGGCACCAGCACGACCTGTCCGGCGTGCACGGGCGCGGTCTCCTCGCCGACCAGGCCCAGGCCGGAGCCCTCCATGATCACGAGGAACTCCTCGGCCGAGTCGGTGTGCACGCCGACGTGCGCGCCCGGGTCGAGCTCGAAGTAGACCGAGGCGCTGGCGGCCGTGCCGGTCGCGCTCGACATGGGGAACGCGACCCGCAGGCGGCGGGTCGGGTCGGTCGGCGACTCGATGCTCATCAGGTCGAGCCGGTCGAGGTCGATCGCCTGCATGGTGTCCTCCTCGCGGATGTTCAGTGCACACTGATGTGCATTGATTTGCGGCGACCATACGACGTCGCCCCTCGCCGCGTCAACGGTTGGGGTACACTGGTGTGCAATGAAGGCCACCACGACACCCCGTCGAGGCCGCCGCGCCGAGCAGACGGCCCGCACCCGGCGGCGCATCGTCGACGCGGCCGTCGAGCTGCACACCACGGTCGGGCCGGCCCGCACCACGATCAGCGCCATCGCCGAGCGGGCGGGCGTCCAGCGCCACACGGTCTACGCGCACTTCCCCACCGAGGAGGCCTTGTTCGGCGCCTGCTCGGCGAGCTGGGCCGAGCGCAACCCGTTCCCCGACCCGGCCGGCTGGGCCGGCATCGCCGACCCGCGCGAGCGGCTGGCGGCCGCGCTCGGGGCGCTCTACGCCTGGTACGACCGGGCGGGCGAGGAGCTGGCCCGCGTGCTGGCCGACGCCGACCGGGTGCCGGCCATGGCGGCCCAGGCGGAGGAGGTGGCCGGCCAGATGGGGGCCCTCGCCGACGACCTCGCCCGGGGCTGGGGGCTGCGCGGGCGGCGGCGGGCGCGCCTGCGCGCCGCGGTCGGCCACGCCCTCGCGCTCGCCACCTGGCGCGACCTCGTCCCCGGAGGCGGGCTGCGCCGCGACGAGGCCGTCGCCCTGCTCGTCGCCATGGCGGACGCGGCGGCCGCGCCGCCTACCCCGCCCAGGCCACCGTCGTCATGATCGCGTTCGCCGCCTGGCGCGAGTCGAGCCGGGTGTGCTGCACGACGATCGGCACGTCGGACGTGATGACGCTCGCGTACGGGGCGTCACGCGGCACCGGGGCGGGGTCCTCGAGCCGGTCGAACCGCAGGTGCAGCGTGCGCCGCGCCGGGACGACCACCCGGTAGGGGCCGACCGGCTCCCGGTCGGGGAAGTAGAGCGTCAGCTCGACGTGCGCGTCGGCGTCGCCGGCGTTGAGCATGCAGGCGGTCTCGTGGCTCTGCAGCGGCTCCGGCCCGGTGCCGCCCGAGGGGATCCAGCCCTCCGCGATCGCCCAGCGCGTGCGCCCGAGGGTCACCGATCCGCCCTCAGCTCGTCTGCGGGCGCTTCGGCTCGTCGCGCGGCTCGAGCTGGATCTCGACGTCCGCCCCCGGCACCTCCTCCGCGAACTGCCTGCTGCGCTCGCGCTCCGCGTTGAGCTCGGCACCGAGCAGCAGCGCGAGGTTCGAGATCCACATCCAGACGAGCAGCACGATGACCCCGCCGAGGCTGCCGTAGGTGCGGTCGTAGGCCCCGAAGTTGGCCACGTAGAACGCGAAGGCGGCCGAGGCGACGGCCCAGATCACCAGGCTCACCACGACGCCCGGCACGACGGCCCGCCAGCCGCGCTGGCGCACGTTGGGCGTGCTCCAGTAGAGGATCGACAGCATCACCACCACCATCAGCGCCAGCACCGGCCACTTGGCGTAGTCCCACACCGTGACCGCCGTGTCGCCGATGCCGAGCGGCCCGGCGATCGCCTCGACGATCGGCCCGGTGAGCACCACCGCGCCCACCACGACCACCATCAGCACGACCAGCACGAGCGTGATCAGCAGCTGGATGGGGCGCAGCTTCCAGAAGGGCCGCCCCTCGCGCGTCTCGTAGATCACGTTCGAGGCGCGCCCGAACGCCGCGACGTACCCCGAGGCGCCCCACAGGGCGCCGGCGAGGCCGACGACGAGCGCGAAGCCGGCGGCGCCCTCGTTGGAGGTGATCGAGTCGATCGGCCCCTGCAGCGTGTCGGCGGCCGACTCGGGCGCGATCTCGAGGATCACGTCCGTGATGGTCTGGGGGTCGGCGAACAGGCCGATCAGGGACGACACGGCGAGCAGCGCCGGGAACAGCGACAGCAGCCCGTAGTAGGTCAGCGCCGCCGACCAGTCGGTGAGGTCGTCCTCCTTGAACTCCGCGAAGGTGCGCCTGAGCGTCGCCCACAGCGACGTCTGCTGGTCGACGCCGGTGGGCCGCCAGTCGGTGCGCGGCGGGTGGTCCTCGACCGCCTCGTCGGTGGGCGGGTCCCCGCTCGCGCGCTGGTCGTCGGTCATCGGTCGGCCCCCTCTCGTCTGCCGCCCGTCGCGGCGCCCTCCGGGTACCCGCCGCGGCCCCGGCTCATCCGTCACGCGGTCGCCCCCAGCGTCGCGAGCGTCGGCGGCCGGTCGGCCGGCTCCTCCGCCAGGCCGGCGAGCTCGCCCGCCGGCCGCTCGCGGCCGGTGGCCGCGCAGGCCTCCCAGTACGCCGCCATGCGCCGCGCGAAGGCCGTCGGCGTCTCCGCGTAGAGGCGGGCCGCCAGGCGCAGCGCGCGGTCCTGCAGGTCGGCGCGCACCGGGTCGATGATCGCCAGGGCGTCCGCGGCCGCCCGCTCGCCCAGCCCGGCGGACCCGCCGGCGACGAGCTCGCGGATGACGGCGAGGTCGTGGTCGTCGCCGAGGGCGTCGGCCAGATCCTTCAGCCGCGCCTCGAGCGGCGCCAGCACGCTGGGGGCGACGGCGTGCAGCAGGCCCACCTGGTGCCAGCCGTACTTCGCCTGGCGTCGCAGCTCGTGCAGCACCTCGTCGCCCGCCGCGCCCGGCGCGGCGCGCAGGGCCCGGCGCGCGTCGCGGTACGTGCGCCGCATGCCGTCCACGAGCGCCTCCGGCCGGTCGTCGATGCGCCAGTCGCCGACGCCGGCGGCGACCTCCGCGAGCAGGCCGGCGGCCGCCGCGGTGCGCTCGCGGGCGTCCTCGCCCCCGGCCGCCGAGGCCCGCGCCGCCAGGGGGGCGCGCACCTGGGCGAGCCCGGGCGCCGGCGCGTCCTCGCCGTGGACGGCCGCCACCAGGTCGTCCCAGGTCGCGAGCGTCGCGTGGGCGTCGCGCAGCGGCGAGATCGCGCGGGCCGCGTCGCGCACGCCCCGGTCCGCCGCCCGCAGCGCGCGCTTCGGCCGCGGCCGGGCCAGGCGCAGCAGGCCGCGCACCTTCTTGCAGCGCTTGCGCGCGTCGTGGACGCTCGCCGACAGGCCGAGGTGGTCGGGCTCGCGCAGCGCGGCGACCGCGGCCTCGAGCTCCTCGCGGGCCAGCCGCCGCACCTCGTCCGGGATCGGCGCGCTCGGGTCGAGTCGGAAGGCCATCGATCAGCACCTCGGGGAGCGGGGACGGGCCCTCTCGCTACCCGCGCCCCCGGCCGTCAAACGGCGGTTGCCCTAGCGTTGCGGGCCGCACCGGCCGATCGACCCCGAGGTGAGCAATGCCCCCCGCACCGGTCCCCCCGCACGTCGCCGAGATCCTCGCGCGCCCCAACCCCGCCGTCATCGCGTCCGTCCGGCGCGACGGCACGCCCCACAGCGCGGCCACCTGGTACGACTGGGAGGACGGGCGCGTGCTGCTCAACATGGACGCCTCGCGCCTGCGGCTGCGTTTCCTGCGCGCGAACCCGGCCGTCTCGCTGACCGTGCTCGACGGCGAGAGCTGGTACCGCCACGTGACCGTGATCGGCCGGGTGGCCGAGATGCACGACGACGAGGGGCTGCGCGACATCGATCGCCTCGCGGTGCGCTACACCGGCGCCCCCTACCCCGAGCGCGCGCTGGCGCGGGTCACCGCCTGGGTCGATGTGACCGCCTGGCACGGCTGGGACGCCTCGGGGGCGATCGCCACGCACGCCGACATCCCGGCCTCCTGACGCCGGCGGCCGCCGGGGCGCCCGTGCCCCGGCGGCCGCCCGCGGGTCAGCCGAGCGGGTGGTTGGCGTGCATCAGCCGGCCGGGGTCGAAGCGCTCGCGCACGGCCAGCAGACGGGCGTGGGCGTCGGCGTCGAAGGCCGTCTCCGAGCCTTTGCGCCGCTCCGCGAAGTTGAGGTAGGCGCGGCCGTGGCCCCAGGGCGCCAGGGCGGCGATCAGCTTCTCGGCGCCGGCGGCCACCGCCGCGCCCATCTCGGCGTCCATCGGCAGGCCGATCGCGAAGAGCGCGAAGCCGGCGTCGATGCTCGACAGGGCGCCGCCGTCCGGGTGCGGCCGGCCCAGCGCGCCGCCGAGGTGGCGGAGCTCGACCGACAGCAGCGGCGAGCCGCTGCCCGGGCCCGCGTCGCGCAGCAGCGCGTCGATCGCCTCGGCCGGCAGGGCGTCGAGGAGCGCCCCGTCGCCCACGCCGGGGGTGGGGCCCTCGGGGTCCTGGTGCAGCCGCACGAGGCCGGTGGGCGGCATCGCCGCGACCGTGTCGATCTCCGGCCCGAGCGCCCGCAGCGGCGCGAGGAGCGCCTCGGCGTCCACCTCGGCGGCGATCGCGGCCACCTCGACGACCACCAGGTTGCGGCCGCGCAGCGGCTCCGGGATCTGCGGGATGGGCGGCAGCTGCAGCAGCCGGCCGCATGAGGTGACGGCGTCCGGGACGGTCTCGGCCCACGCCGCCCACGCGGTCAGCACGCGGTGCGACTCCTCCCACGGCCAGATGAGCCACCCGGCGACGACCTCGTCGAGCGGGAACAGCCGCATCTCGAGCGTGGTCACGATGCCGAAGTTGCCGCCGCCGCCGCGCAGGGCCCAGAAGAGGTCGGGCTCGTTGTCGGCGTCGGCGCGGACCAGGCGGCCGTCGGCGGTGACCAGCTCCACCGCCGTGAGGGCGTTGGCGGCGAGCCCGTGCCTGCGCGCCAGCCAGCCGATGCCGCCGCCCAGGCAGTAGCCGGCCACGCCGACGTCGGGCGAGGAGCCGTGCAGGGCCACGAGGCCGTGGGCGGCGGCGGGCTCCACGACCTGCTCCCACAGCGCGCCGGCGCCGACCCGGGCGATGCGCCGGCCGGCGTCGATGCGCACGTCGGCCAGGGCGGTCGTGCGCAGCAGGATCGAGCCCGCGAGGTCGCCGACCGGCGTCGCACCGTGGCCGGTGCCCTGGGGCGCCACCCGCAGCCCGGCCGCGGCGGCGAAGCGGACGATCTCGGCCACGTCGTGCGCGCTCGTCGGCAGCGCGACCGCGGCCGGCCGCTGGTCGACGGCGACGTTCCACGCCATGCGGGCCGCGTCGTAGCCCTCGTCGGCGGGCGTGTAGAGCTGGCCGTCGATGGCCGAGCGCAGCGCGCCGAAGTCGGCGGCGGTGGGGTCGATCGTCGTGCTCACGGTGGTCCTCCGGGTGCGGTGTCGCTGTCGGGTCGGACACTCGCGCGACGGGGCGGGCGCGCGCGACGGGGGGATCCCCGGTCGCGTCCCTAGTCGTGACCGGGGCGCCCCCTGGGCGCCCCTCACGCGAAGGCGTCGACCCCGAGCGCCGCGAGGTCGGCGCGCGAGCCGATCCCCAGCTTCTGGAACACCTTGCCGAGGTGGTACTCCACCGTCTTGGGGCTCAGGAAGAGCTGCGAGGCGACCTCCTTGTTGGAGGACCCCTCGGCCACGGAGCGGGCGATGCGACGCTCCTGGGGGGTCAGCGCCGCGACGGCGCCGGGGTCCCGGCGGCGCAGCGACTCGCCGGTGGCCGCGAGCTCCTCGCGCGCCCGGTCGGCCCAGGCGGTCGCGCCGAGGCCCTCGAAGGCCTCGAGCGCGGGCCGCAGCGCGGCTCGCGCCTCTCCGCGGCGGCGGGCGCGGCGCAGCGCCTCGCCCAGGAACAGCTCCGAGCGCGCCCGCGACAGCGACCACCGCGCCGGATCGGGCTCGGCGACGGCGGCCTCGAGCAGCGCCAGGCCCTCCTCGCCGCCCGCCACGAGGCCGCGGCACCGCAGCAGCAGCGCGGCCGCCCCGGGCGCGCCGGTCAGCCCGGCCCAGCGGGCGAAGCGCTCGAGGGGGGCGGCCGCCGCCTCCGGCCGGCCCGCGCGCACGGCCGCCTCCACCAGCCGCGGCACGGCGGCGTGGTGGGCGAGCGGCGTCATGACGCGGCGCCCGCCCGCGGCCATCTGCGCCAGGCGCTCGAGCGCCTCCTCGTACCGCCGGCGCGCCAGCGCGAGCTCGGACAGCGCGAACGTCGTCGTCTCCCAGGTCGCCAGCAGCCCCCGGCGGGCCGCCTGCGCCAGCGCCCGCTCCGCGTGCTCGCGGCAGGCGTCCTCGTCGCCGCGCAGCGCCGCCACGCCGGCGAGCACGGCGCGCGCCTGGGCCGTGCTGTTCTCGATGCCGGCCTCCTCGGTGAGGCGCAGGGCCTCCTCGCCGTCGGCCCACGCCTCGTGCACGCGGCCGTGCCAGGCGAGCAGCGCGCCGCGCCGGGTGAGCGCCACCGCGACGGTGCCGAGCGCGCCCCGCGCGCGCGCCAGCTCGATCGCCCGCCGCTGCAGCACCAGGGTGCGGTCGAGGTCGCCGAGCCAGGCGTCGGCGTTGGAGCTCCACACGAGCTGGCGCGGGTCGTCCTCGCCCTCCGACGCCGCCGAGGCGGCGCGCAGCGGCTCGAGCGCCTCCGCGATGCGCCCCTCCGCGGCGCGGCGCACGCCGGCCAGCCAGGCGCGGCCGGCCACGGCCACCCCGGCCGGCAGCCCCGCGGCGCGCTCGTCCGCCCGAGCCAGCCCGGCCGCGTCGCCCGCCGCGGCGGCGGCCTCGCCGGCGCGCAGCAGCAGGTCCGCCCGCACGGCGGGGTCGGGCGCGTGGGCCGCCGCCTCCAGCAGCAGGGCGTGCGCGTCGGCCGGCCGCCCGCGCACCATGGCGATCGCCGCCCGCACGGAGCGCACCCGGTTGCGCAGGGCGTCGTCGCCCGCCAGCGCCTCAGCCTCGTCGGCCAGCCCCTGGGCCAGCGGCGCGCGCCCGGCCTGCCACGCGGCCTCGGCGGCGGCCACCAGCCGCCGCGCCCGCGCGGCGTCGTCCGCCGAGAGCCGGGCGGCCCGCTCGAGCGCGGCCGCGGCGGCCGCGTGGCCGCTGCGCAGGCCGGCGCGCTCGGCGGTGCGCTCCAGCTCGGCGGCGATCGCCTCGTCGGGCGCGATCGCCGCCGCGGCGCGGTGCCACGCCCGCCGGTCGGCCTCGTCGTCGCCGGACAGCACCTCCGCCAGCGCCAGGTGGGCCGCGCGGCGCGCCCCCAGCGCGAGCCCGCGGTGCAGGGCGGCGCGGGCGATGGGGTGCCGCAGCGTCACCCGGTCGCCCGCGATGCCGAGCAGCCCGGAGCGCTCGGCCGCCTCGATCGCCTCGGCGCCGGCGCCGAGGCGCGCGGCCGCCGCGGCCACGACGCCGAGCGCGCCGGTGTCGTCGGCCGCGGCGACGGCGAGCACGGCGCGGGCGCCCTCGTCGAGGCCGCGCGCCCGCTCGGCGAACGACTGCTCGAGCCGGCTGGTGAGCGGCAGGTGCTCGGGCAGCGGGCGGCGCCCGGCGAGCTGGTCGGGCTCGAGCAGCTGCGGCATCTCGACCAGCGCGAGCGGGTTGCCGCCGGTCACCGTGACGAGGCGCTCGGCCACGTGCGGCGCGACCGCCCCGCCGGCCGAGGCCTCGAGCAGGGCGCGCGCCGCGGCGCGCTCGAGGCCCGCGACGCGCCGGTCGGGGATGCCGGGGCCGTCGAAGCGCCGCGCGTCGCCCTCGCGGGCCGCGAACAGCAGCGCGATCGGCTCGGCCACCAGGCGGCGCGCCACGAACCCGAGCGCCTCGGCGGACGGGCGGTCGAGCCACTGGGCGTCGTCGACCGACACGAGCAGCGGCCCCTCGTCGGCGAGGTCCGCCAGCAGCCCGAGCGCGCCCAGCGAGATGAGGAAGCGGTCGTCGACGCGCTCGGCGCTCAGGCCGAACGCGCCGCGCAGCGCGGCGGCCTGCGGCGCGGGCAGCGCCCCGAGGCGGTCGAGGCCGGGCGCGAGCACCTGGTGCAGGCTCGCGAACGGCAGCTCGGACTCGGTCTCGACGCCGGTCGCCCGCAGCACGCGCATGCCGGCCCCGGCCGCCTCCTCCTCGGCGGCCCGCAGCAGCGCGGTCTTGCCGACCCCGCCCTCGCCCCGGATCACCAGCCCGCCCCCGCGCGACTCGCGGGCCGACGCCAGCAGCTCGCGCATGGCGGCGAGGTCGGCGTCGCGGCCCAGGAGCGTCACCGGGCGATCGTAGTGCCGGCCGGCGCCGGCGACGCCCCGCGAGCGGCCAGGTTCAGCGCACCTCGTCGAGCAGATCGGCCACCGATTCCGCGATGCGGGACGGCTGGTAGGGGAAGCGCTCCACCTCCGCCCGCGACGTGGAGCCCGTCAGCACCAGGATCGTCTCGAGGCCCGCCTCGATGCCCGAGACGACGTCCGTGTCCATCCGGTCGCCGATCATGGCCGTGGTCTCGGAGTGCGCGTCGATGGCGTTGAGCGCCGAGCGCATCATCAGCGGGTTCGGCTTGCCGACGAAGTACGGCCGCACCCCGGTCGCGCGGCTGACGAGCGCGGCCACCGCGCCCGTGGCGGGCAGCGGCCCCTCCTCGGCCGGGCCGGTGGCGTCGGGGTTCGTCGCGATGAAGCGGGCCCCCGCCGAGATGAGCCGGATCGCCTGGGTGATGCGCTCGAAGCTGTAGGTGCGCGTCTCGCCGAGCACCACGTAGTCCGGCGCCCGCTCGGTGAGGGTGTAGCCCACGTCGTGGAGCGCTGTGGTCAGGCCCGCCTCGCCCACCACGAACGCGGAGCCGCCCGGGCGCTGGTCGTCGAGGAAGCGCGCCGTGGCCAGCGCCGAGGTCCAGATGGCGCGCTCCGGCACGTCGAGGCCGCTCAGGCGCAAGCGGGCCGCCAGGTCGCGCGGCGTGTAGACGGAGTTGTTGGTCAGCACGAGGAACGGCGCGCCGCGCTCGCGCAGGCGCGCCACGAACGCGTCGGCCCCGGGGATCGGCCGCTCCTCGCGCACGAGCACGCCGTCCATGTCCATCAGCCAGGAGCGGATCTCGGCGCGCTCGCCCACGGCCAGACCCTAGCCGCGCGGGCCCGTCGTGTGATCCCCTCGGCACGCCCCACCGATCCGCGCTGGGCGTCGCCCCCTCCGCCAGCCCCGCCGATGCCGCCCA harbors:
- a CDS encoding YihY/virulence factor BrkB family protein is translated as MTDDQRASGDPPTDEAVEDHPPRTDWRPTGVDQQTSLWATLRRTFAEFKEDDLTDWSAALTYYGLLSLFPALLAVSSLIGLFADPQTITDVILEIAPESAADTLQGPIDSITSNEGAAGFALVVGLAGALWGASGYVAAFGRASNVIYETREGRPFWKLRPIQLLITLVLVVLMVVVVGAVVLTGPIVEAIAGPLGIGDTAVTVWDYAKWPVLALMVVVMLSILYWSTPNVRQRGWRAVVPGVVVSLVIWAVASAAFAFYVANFGAYDRTYGSLGGVIVLLVWMWISNLALLLGAELNAERERSRQFAEEVPGADVEIQLEPRDEPKRPQTS
- a CDS encoding beta-propeller domain-containing protein, translated to MVRGALGAVAVAVAAAAASPALGAAEAPPVRSAATATTAAASARATPPALARFRSCAGFLRHVRRRALAQVGPWGLAGPPVPSPLAPGAAGDRGARAPEAAPVGAAPPGASFSGTNVQEAGVDEPDLVKTDGRTLYAIAGERVQVLDVASGTARRLGSVAVSGVAPTGLMLLGDRLLVIGPRASAGGPPRPVPLGADAIAVALPGAPAATVVAQFDVADPARPRVVSRLTADGALVAARRTGATVRMVLASEPVRLPLAEPASGRPEALRSAARRNRRAVTRSRAAAWLPRVRVLDAATTRTTTRLTGCRAVSRPRVFSGLGTVTVHTVGTEGGLRLLDSDAIMTDADVVYASPAATYVATPRWWPPAAAGARRAPHGSTLIHKLDTSDPARTVHSASGAVRGYPLNQFSLSEHEGHLRVASTEEPAWWTPRGDAGQSLVTVLAERAGRLVRVGEVDGLGRGERIFAVRFIGPRGYVVTFRQVDPLHVVDLSDPARPAVLGELTIPGFSSYLHPIDDTTLIGVGQAADARGRTQGTQVSLFDVADPAAPRRIAQRALDTDWSEAESDHHAFLHWPATGLVVLPAQRHDPDGGTPFLGAVGLNVSRAGGITPIARVVHPGDPLRRWAPVRRALVAGGALYTVSDAGVMASDLTTLAPRAWTPFG
- a CDS encoding cupin domain-containing protein; the protein is MQAIDLDRLDLMSIESPTDPTRRLRVAFPMSSATGTAASASVYFELDPGAHVGVHTDSAEEFLVIMEGSGLGLVGEETAPVHAGQVVLVPPMVRHDVTNTGDGPLRVFGTFAAPTVVSEFEEPVAPGGPQVFVIGASFPIALPLAEPALV
- a CDS encoding sensory rhodopsin transducer; amino-acid sequence: MTLGRTRWAIAEGWIPSGGTGPEPLQSHETACMLNAGDADAHVELTLYFPDREPVGPYRVVVPARRTLHLRFDRLEDPAPVPRDAPYASVITSDVPIVVQHTRLDSRQAANAIMTTVAWAG
- a CDS encoding PPOX class F420-dependent oxidoreductase yields the protein MPPAPVPPHVAEILARPNPAVIASVRRDGTPHSAATWYDWEDGRVLLNMDASRLRLRFLRANPAVSLTVLDGESWYRHVTVIGRVAEMHDDEGLRDIDRLAVRYTGAPYPERALARVTAWVDVTAWHGWDASGAIATHADIPAS
- a CDS encoding CHAD domain-containing protein — encoded protein: MAFRLDPSAPIPDEVRRLAREELEAAVAALREPDHLGLSASVHDARKRCKKVRGLLRLARPRPKRALRAADRGVRDAARAISPLRDAHATLATWDDLVAAVHGEDAPAPGLAQVRAPLAARASAAGGEDARERTAAAAGLLAEVAAGVGDWRIDDRPEALVDGMRRTYRDARRALRAAPGAAGDEVLHELRRQAKYGWHQVGLLHAVAPSVLAPLEARLKDLADALGDDHDLAVIRELVAGGSAGLGERAAADALAIIDPVRADLQDRALRLAARLYAETPTAFARRMAAYWEACAATGRERPAGELAGLAEEPADRPPTLATLGATA
- a CDS encoding TetR/AcrR family transcriptional regulator, translating into MKATTTPRRGRRAEQTARTRRRIVDAAVELHTTVGPARTTISAIAERAGVQRHTVYAHFPTEEALFGACSASWAERNPFPDPAGWAGIADPRERLAAALGALYAWYDRAGEELARVLADADRVPAMAAQAEEVAGQMGALADDLARGWGLRGRRRARLRAAVGHALALATWRDLVPGGGLRRDEAVALLVAMADAAAAPPTPPRPPSS
- a CDS encoding LLM class flavin-dependent oxidoreductase, producing MSGPLRIGVLDQSPVPEGTSGAGALRNTVDLARLCDGLGYSRYWVAEHHGGPLLAGASPEALIGPLAAATGRMRVGSGGVMLPHYSPLKVAETFSILAALFPGRIDLGIGRASGTDPETTYALQRDRRQAAPDDFPQQLAELAAYLRDEMPEGHPFARHAALPGLPDLPELWLLGSSRQSALWAAELGVPYAFADFINPSGAAYAAEYRELYRPSPRHPEPRVAVGVSAICADVDEEARRLAASVTMAMRLLRRGTPIPVPEPERALRFIEEERARRPADDGRPRMRRKRRMVVGGPAAVRAEIAGVADEYGAEEVLVVTIVHDHAARRRSYELIADAFALARGGPPAAATAPRGG